A genomic stretch from Gammaproteobacteria bacterium includes:
- a CDS encoding CoA-binding protein encodes MNFQNPPGADIKHLLETAKTIAVVGLSPKHDRPSNGVARGLQHFGYRIVPVNPGQSELLGEKVYPDLMSVPGPIDLVDVFRSPEHVDEVVDQCIARGFRAIWLQEGVVNEAAAEKARAAGMLVVMDRCIYKDYLLYMNQAPQ; translated from the coding sequence ATGAATTTCCAGAACCCGCCCGGCGCCGACATCAAGCACCTGCTCGAGACCGCCAAGACCATCGCGGTAGTGGGCCTCTCGCCCAAGCACGACCGGCCCAGCAACGGCGTCGCCCGCGGCCTGCAGCATTTCGGCTACAGGATCGTCCCGGTGAACCCGGGCCAGAGCGAACTCCTCGGTGAGAAGGTCTATCCTGATCTCATGAGCGTGCCCGGCCCCATCGACCTCGTGGACGTGTTCCGCTCGCCGGAGCACGTGGACGAGGTGGTGGACCAGTGCATCGCCCGCGGCTTCCGGGCGATCTGGCTGCAGGAGGGCGTGGTGAACGAGGCAGCGGCTGAGAAGGCCCGTGCCGCGGGCATGCTGGTGGTGATGGACCGCTGCATCTACAAAGACTATCTGCTGTACATGAACCAGGCGCCACAGTGA
- a CDS encoding DUF484 family protein codes for MSIEHKQGLSGEAPLAADVVDYLLGHPEFFEAHPELLGKLKVPHPSGTAVSLIERQVEVLRGQHRQLERKLVDLIEVARANDTLIERIHRLALALLEGAALPDRLYALQEELRERFGADEVSLFLVHADAQKADAGPARWLKPDDAGLEQFRELLRSGKPHVGRLRPPQLEFLFGEQAERIASSALVPLGDKGSLGLLAVGSHDAERFSPTLGTAFLTRISELVTAAVHPLMPK; via the coding sequence ATGAGCATCGAACACAAGCAGGGCTTGAGCGGCGAGGCGCCGCTCGCCGCCGACGTCGTCGACTACCTGCTCGGCCACCCCGAGTTCTTCGAGGCCCACCCCGAGCTCCTCGGCAAGCTCAAGGTGCCCCACCCTTCCGGCACCGCCGTGTCGCTGATCGAGCGGCAGGTGGAGGTGCTGCGCGGCCAGCACCGCCAGCTGGAGCGCAAGCTCGTGGACCTCATCGAGGTGGCACGCGCCAACGACACGCTCATCGAACGCATCCACCGCCTGGCGTTGGCGCTGCTGGAAGGCGCCGCCTTGCCCGACCGTCTCTATGCGCTGCAGGAAGAGTTGCGCGAGCGCTTCGGCGCCGATGAGGTGAGCCTGTTCCTGGTCCACGCCGACGCGCAGAAGGCCGACGCCGGCCCGGCGCGCTGGCTCAAGCCCGACGACGCGGGCCTCGAGCAGTTCCGCGAACTCCTGCGTTCCGGCAAGCCCCACGTGGGCCGCCTGCGCCCGCCCCAGCTCGAGTTCCTGTTCGGCGAGCAGGCCGAGCGCATCGCCTCCTCGGCGCTGGTGCCGCTGGGGGACAAGGGCAGCCTAGGCCTCTTGGCCGTGGGCAGCCACGACGCGGAACGCTTCAGCCCGACGCTGGGCACCGCGTTCCTGACCCGCATCAGCGAGCTCGTCACCGCCGCCGTGCACCCGCTCATGCCCAAATGA
- the fabV gene encoding enoyl-ACP reductase FabV, translating into MIVKPRIWGFICTTAHPQGCELNVREQVAVARAAGKGLALPGPKRVLVIGASTGYGLAARITAAFGFGAATLGVFFEKPGKPNKTGTAGWYNSAAFDRAAREAGLVSLSINGDAFSAAARERAIALIREKLGGPVDLVIYSLASPLKRLPDGGTAHTALKPVGAPYAGRTIDTDKDQLAEVRVEPATQQEIDETVAVMGGTDWALWLDALYKAGVMAEGARSVAFSYVGPEVTWPIYWHGTIGHAKQHLERTAAELRARHPGLEARVAILKSIVTQASAAIPVIPLYVSIVFKVMKRMGLHEGAIEQMQRLFHDVLYRADGTLPTDAEGRLRLDDRELRADVQEACKQLWPQVTDANLMQLTDYAGYKHDFLKQFGFERGDVDYEADVQPQVDFDCATP; encoded by the coding sequence GTGATCGTAAAACCCAGGATCTGGGGCTTCATCTGCACCACCGCCCATCCCCAGGGCTGCGAGCTGAACGTGCGCGAACAGGTCGCCGTGGCCCGTGCGGCGGGCAAGGGCCTGGCTCTCCCCGGCCCGAAGCGGGTCTTGGTCATCGGCGCCTCCACCGGCTATGGCCTCGCCGCCCGCATCACCGCCGCCTTCGGCTTCGGTGCCGCGACCCTCGGCGTGTTCTTCGAGAAGCCGGGCAAGCCCAACAAGACCGGCACCGCCGGCTGGTACAACTCCGCCGCCTTCGACCGCGCCGCCCGCGAGGCGGGGCTGGTGAGCCTGTCCATCAACGGCGACGCATTCTCGGCGGCCGCGCGGGAGCGCGCCATCGCCCTCATCCGCGAGAAGCTCGGCGGTCCGGTGGACCTCGTCATCTACTCGCTGGCCTCGCCGCTCAAGCGCCTGCCGGACGGCGGCACCGCCCATACCGCGCTCAAGCCCGTCGGTGCGCCCTACGCCGGCCGCACCATCGACACCGACAAGGACCAGCTCGCTGAGGTGCGGGTCGAGCCCGCCACGCAGCAGGAGATAGACGAGACCGTCGCGGTCATGGGCGGCACCGACTGGGCGCTGTGGCTGGATGCCTTATATAAGGCGGGCGTGATGGCGGAAGGGGCGCGCAGCGTGGCGTTCAGCTACGTCGGCCCCGAGGTCACCTGGCCCATCTACTGGCACGGCACCATCGGCCATGCCAAGCAGCACCTGGAGCGGACCGCCGCGGAGCTGCGCGCGCGGCACCCGGGACTGGAGGCGCGGGTCGCGATCCTCAAGTCCATCGTGACCCAGGCCAGCGCCGCGATCCCGGTGATCCCGCTGTACGTGTCCATCGTGTTCAAGGTGATGAAGCGGATGGGCCTGCACGAGGGCGCGATAGAGCAGATGCAACGGCTGTTCCACGACGTGCTGTACCGGGCGGACGGCACGCTCCCCACAGACGCGGAAGGACGCCTCAGGCTCGACGACAGGGAACTGCGCGCGGACGTGCAGGAGGCCTGCAAGCAGCTCTGGCCGCAGGTGACGGACGCGAACCTGATGCAGCTCACCGACTACGCGGGCTACAAGCACGACTTCCTCAAGCAGTTCGGCTTCGAGCGCGGCGACGTGGACTACGAGGCGGACGTGCAGCCGCAAGTGGACTTCGATTGCGCCACGCCCTGA
- a CDS encoding DUF971 domain-containing protein has product MNSIPRPTEIRLRKSAGIVAVSFDSGEHYELPFEYLRVFSPSAEVRGHGTEILQVGKENVKVTAIEPVGNYAVRLKFDDGHDTGLYSWPVLHELGKDQEQNWARYLKRLADAGYQRKP; this is encoded by the coding sequence ATGAACAGCATCCCCCGCCCCACCGAGATCCGCCTGCGCAAGTCCGCGGGCATCGTCGCCGTCAGCTTCGACAGCGGCGAGCACTACGAGCTGCCTTTCGAGTACCTCAGGGTGTTCTCCCCCTCGGCGGAGGTGCGGGGCCACGGCACCGAGATCCTGCAGGTCGGGAAGGAGAACGTGAAGGTCACGGCCATCGAGCCCGTGGGCAACTACGCGGTGCGCCTGAAGTTCGACGACGGCCACGACACCGGCCTCTATTCCTGGCCGGTGCTGCATGAGCTGGGGAAGGATCAGGAGCAGAACTGGGCGCGCTACCTCAAGCGCCTCGCCGACGCGGGCTACCAGCGCAAGCCCTGA
- the dapF gene encoding diaminopimelate epimerase, with protein sequence MKFNFAKMHGLGNDFMVLDALASGVRLSDVRVRELADRRTGIGFDQLLLLEAPKGGQFHANYRIFNADGGEVEQCGNGVRCVARYLANHGVVKDGEVRLGTIAGPVQAELKRDGDVRANMGVPRLEPSDIPFIAGARAMEYDLEVDGRTLKIGAVSMGNPHAILDVPDVDSAPVAELGPRIEHHPRFPKRANVGFASWQGRKSMRLRVWERGTGETLACGTGACAAVVWGRLLGWLDPEVEVQLRGGRLVVSWDGEGGPVWMTGPAVTVYEGQIEL encoded by the coding sequence GTGAAATTCAACTTCGCCAAGATGCACGGCTTGGGCAACGACTTCATGGTGCTGGATGCGCTCGCCTCCGGCGTGAGGCTGAGCGACGTGCGCGTGCGCGAGCTCGCCGACCGGCGCACCGGCATCGGCTTCGACCAGCTCCTGTTGCTGGAGGCCCCCAAGGGCGGGCAGTTCCATGCCAACTACCGCATCTTCAACGCCGACGGCGGCGAGGTGGAGCAGTGCGGCAACGGCGTGCGCTGCGTGGCGCGCTACCTCGCGAACCACGGCGTGGTGAAGGACGGCGAGGTGCGCTTAGGGACCATCGCCGGACCCGTCCAGGCGGAACTGAAGCGCGACGGCGACGTGCGCGCCAACATGGGCGTGCCGCGCCTGGAACCATCCGACATACCTTTCATCGCCGGCGCCCGCGCCATGGAGTACGACCTGGAGGTGGACGGCCGCACGCTGAAGATCGGCGCCGTCTCCATGGGCAATCCCCATGCCATCCTGGACGTGCCGGACGTGGACTCGGCACCGGTGGCCGAGCTCGGGCCGCGCATCGAGCACCATCCGCGCTTCCCCAAGCGCGCCAACGTGGGCTTCGCTTCCTGGCAGGGCCGCAAGTCCATGCGCCTGCGGGTCTGGGAGCGCGGCACCGGCGAGACCCTGGCCTGCGGCACCGGCGCCTGCGCGGCGGTGGTGTGGGGGCGCCTCCTGGGCTGGCTCGACCCGGAGGTGGAGGTGCAGCTCCGCGGCGGGCGGCTGGTGGTAAGCTGGGATGGCGAAGGCGGACCGGTGTGGATGACGGGACCGGCGGTCACCGTCTACGAGGGGCAGATAGAGCTATGA
- the xerC gene encoding tyrosine recombinase XerC: MSDPFQDGIRRFTEHIAQRNFSPHTAANYARDLESLHAWCVKQGLKDWTALDVHHVRAFVATRHRQGLAPKSLQRLLASIRSFYRFLADEGEVKQNPAEGVRPPKVAKRLPDTLDADQMARLLQIEGDDAETVRDRAIMELLYSSGLRLAELISIRMTDLDLSQGLVTVTGKGNKTRIVPVGREALAAVQAWLKRRGELAKAEDSTLFVSVRGGRLSPRSVQARVKQWGIKQGVQQGVYPHLFRHSFASHVLESSGDLRAVQELLGHANISTTQIYTHLDFQHLAKTYDAAHPRAKKKSSKA, encoded by the coding sequence ATGAGCGATCCCTTCCAGGACGGGATCCGGCGCTTCACCGAGCACATCGCACAACGCAACTTTTCCCCTCACACCGCCGCCAACTACGCCCGTGACCTGGAGAGCCTGCACGCCTGGTGCGTGAAGCAGGGTCTCAAGGACTGGACCGCGCTGGACGTGCACCACGTCCGGGCCTTCGTCGCCACCCGCCACCGCCAGGGCCTCGCGCCCAAGAGCCTGCAGCGCCTCTTGGCCTCCATCCGCTCCTTCTACCGGTTCCTGGCGGACGAAGGCGAGGTGAAGCAGAACCCGGCGGAGGGCGTGCGCCCGCCGAAGGTGGCCAAGCGCCTCCCCGACACCCTGGACGCGGACCAGATGGCGCGGCTCCTGCAGATCGAGGGCGACGACGCCGAGACGGTGCGGGACCGGGCCATCATGGAGCTGCTCTATTCCTCCGGCCTGCGCCTCGCCGAACTCATCTCCATCCGCATGACCGACCTCGACCTGTCGCAGGGCCTGGTCACCGTCACCGGCAAGGGCAACAAGACGCGCATCGTGCCGGTCGGGCGCGAGGCGCTCGCCGCCGTGCAGGCCTGGCTCAAGCGCCGCGGCGAGCTCGCCAAGGCGGAGGACAGCACGCTGTTCGTGAGCGTGCGCGGCGGCCGGCTCTCGCCCCGCAGCGTGCAGGCGCGGGTGAAGCAGTGGGGCATCAAGCAGGGCGTGCAGCAGGGCGTGTACCCGCACCTCTTCCGCCACTCCTTCGCCAGCCACGTGCTGGAGTCCAGCGGCGACCTGCGCGCGGTGCAGGAACTTTTGGGCCATGCCAACATCAGCACCACCCAGATCTACACGCACCTGGACTTCCAGCACCTGGCCAAGACCTACGACGCGGCGCATCCGCGGGCGAAGAAGAAATCCTCCAAAGCCTGA
- a CDS encoding MipA/OmpV family protein, translating to MRHALTRLAFPLLIGLAPLSAGADDAVSPPPPQETRYELGIGLGAVDFPVYSGAAERRTLVLPFPYFTLRSRFLDADRGEVRGKLFRDERWALDVDFGGNIGVNSSDTRERQGMPDLEWLGEVGPALRYHIWHGGRGDHVDFVLPARVATSVHALTFHRRGYDSDPRVELDATWFQPGDDRVTVDANLAARFVDRAFADYYYSVAPQYATAERQAYSAPGGYAGWSTQLGVSWHRGAMVYGAFVEHSSLHGAAFQASPLVGSADGWSFGLAVAWVIHRKDDD from the coding sequence TTGCGCCACGCCCTGACGCGCCTCGCTTTCCCGCTCCTGATCGGCCTCGCGCCCCTCTCCGCCGGCGCAGACGACGCCGTGTCGCCGCCGCCGCCCCAGGAGACGCGTTACGAGCTCGGCATCGGCCTGGGGGCCGTGGACTTCCCGGTGTACAGCGGCGCTGCGGAGCGACGCACGCTGGTGCTTCCCTTCCCCTACTTCACGCTACGCAGCCGCTTCCTGGATGCGGACCGCGGCGAGGTGCGCGGCAAGCTGTTCCGCGACGAGCGCTGGGCGCTGGACGTGGACTTCGGCGGCAACATCGGGGTGAACTCCTCCGACACGCGGGAACGGCAGGGCATGCCGGACCTGGAGTGGCTGGGGGAGGTGGGCCCGGCGCTGCGCTACCACATCTGGCATGGCGGGCGCGGCGACCACGTGGACTTCGTGCTGCCCGCGCGGGTCGCCACCAGCGTGCACGCGCTGACCTTCCACCGCCGCGGCTACGACAGCGATCCGCGCGTGGAACTGGACGCCACCTGGTTCCAGCCCGGGGATGACCGCGTCACCGTCGATGCGAACCTCGCTGCCCGCTTCGTGGACCGCGCCTTCGCGGACTACTACTACAGCGTGGCGCCGCAGTACGCGACGGCCGAGCGGCAGGCTTACTCCGCTCCCGGCGGCTATGCCGGCTGGAGCACGCAGTTGGGCGTGAGCTGGCACCGGGGCGCCATGGTGTACGGCGCGTTCGTCGAGCACAGCAGCCTGCACGGCGCGGCGTTCCAGGCGAGCCCGCTGGTGGGTTCCGCCGACGGCTGGTCCTTCGGCCTGGCCGTCGCCTGGGTGATCCACCGCAAGGACGACGACTGA
- a CDS encoding phosphatase PAP2 family protein, whose amino-acid sequence MDAPHPGSGLRELWLRFKTRWWLKVLGISVGMTAFMVVYFSLLRHPLFPVTLMPLTWLDRLIGYQPWSVWLYITLWIYISLVPTLLADWREMGAYLKEVLALSVGGFVIFLFWPTAVPQTYFDWHAYPSVAFLKSVDAAGNACPSLHVAFAVQAAVWLDRLLRHLGARAWLRAASLLWCLGILYSTLSTKQHVALDLYAGAAMGLAVTRFQSSLALTPALPRA is encoded by the coding sequence ATGGATGCACCCCACCCCGGCAGCGGCCTGCGCGAACTCTGGCTGCGCTTCAAGACGCGCTGGTGGCTCAAGGTGCTCGGCATCAGCGTCGGCATGACCGCCTTCATGGTGGTGTACTTCAGCCTGCTGCGGCATCCCCTGTTCCCCGTCACGCTCATGCCCCTCACCTGGCTGGACCGCCTCATCGGCTACCAGCCCTGGAGCGTGTGGCTGTACATCACGCTGTGGATCTACATCTCCCTCGTGCCTACCCTGCTGGCGGACTGGCGCGAGATGGGCGCGTACCTCAAGGAGGTGCTGGCACTCAGCGTGGGGGGGTTCGTCATCTTCCTGTTCTGGCCCACCGCGGTACCCCAGACCTACTTCGATTGGCACGCGTATCCCTCGGTGGCCTTCCTGAAATCGGTGGACGCCGCCGGCAATGCCTGTCCCTCCCTGCACGTGGCGTTCGCGGTGCAGGCCGCGGTGTGGCTGGACCGGCTGCTGAGGCACCTGGGTGCGCGCGCCTGGCTGCGGGCGGCGAGCCTGCTCTGGTGCCTGGGGATCCTCTACTCCACCCTCTCCACCAAGCAGCACGTGGCCCTGGACCTCTACGCCGGCGCAGCCATGGGTCTTGCGGTGACCCGGTTCCAGTCCAGCCTGGCCCTCACCCCCGCCTTGCCCCGGGCCTAG